A window of the Mucilaginibacter sp. cycad4 genome harbors these coding sequences:
- a CDS encoding TlpA disulfide reductase family protein: MNIKHLLFTCSLSITTLLAAAQTKTAADPAAVDRGYIVKTGDVAPADFDLVLNDGTKTSLKQLRGKVVILQFTASWCSVCREEMPHLEKEIWQAYKDKGLVLIGVDRDEPLEKVKGFHQAMNISYPLALDPGAEIFGRYANKKSGVTRNVVINRDGKIVYLTRLYDKQEFASMLKAVDALVNNKIASVN; encoded by the coding sequence ATGAACATTAAACATTTACTTTTTACCTGCTCACTTTCAATAACTACATTGCTGGCTGCCGCGCAAACAAAAACTGCCGCCGACCCTGCTGCGGTCGACCGCGGTTATATCGTAAAAACGGGCGACGTTGCTCCGGCAGATTTCGACCTTGTACTCAACGACGGTACTAAAACATCATTAAAGCAATTGCGGGGCAAAGTGGTTATCCTGCAGTTTACCGCAAGCTGGTGCAGCGTATGCCGCGAGGAAATGCCTCATTTGGAAAAAGAGATCTGGCAGGCTTATAAAGATAAAGGCCTGGTTTTAATCGGCGTTGACCGCGATGAGCCGCTTGAAAAAGTGAAGGGTTTCCACCAGGCTATGAATATCAGTTATCCGCTGGCACTGGATCCGGGTGCTGAGATCTTCGGCCGATATGCTAACAAAAAGAGCGGCGTTACCCGCAACGTGGTTATCAACCGTGATGGAAAAATAGTTTATCTCACCCGTTTATATGATAAACAGGAATTTGCATCCATGTTAAAAGCGGTTGATGCTTTGGTGAACAATAAAATAGCATCTGTTAACTAA
- a CDS encoding glucosamine-6-phosphate deaminase, with protein MLKKIKAEKLEVIVLKNRASLGQTAAKMVSGKIKQLLLTKPVINMIFAAAPSQNEFLDALVSDGDIEWQKINAFHMDEYLGLPRAAPQLFSSFLKRMLFERVPFASVNYIDGNAANYKAECERYALLLKNNPVDIVCMGIGENTHIAFNDPHMANFHDPEMVKRVQLDHACRQQQVNDGCFETLDTVPEYALTLTIPALVAAADIFCMVPGANKAEAVKYTLHEPVSERYPSTILKTHHNAILFVDADSFSRI; from the coding sequence ATGTTAAAGAAAATAAAGGCAGAAAAGCTCGAAGTGATCGTGTTGAAAAACCGGGCCTCTCTTGGCCAAACAGCAGCCAAAATGGTAAGCGGGAAAATTAAACAGCTGCTGCTTACTAAACCTGTAATCAATATGATTTTCGCGGCAGCTCCGTCGCAAAATGAATTTCTGGATGCTTTGGTGAGCGACGGCGACATTGAATGGCAAAAAATAAATGCTTTTCATATGGATGAGTACCTCGGTTTACCTCGTGCTGCTCCTCAATTGTTCAGCAGTTTTCTTAAACGGATGCTTTTTGAGCGGGTGCCATTTGCCTCAGTTAACTATATCGATGGCAATGCCGCAAACTATAAAGCCGAATGTGAACGCTATGCCCTGCTGCTGAAAAATAACCCGGTTGATATTGTATGCATGGGGATAGGGGAGAACACCCATATAGCCTTTAATGATCCGCATATGGCAAACTTCCATGACCCGGAAATGGTAAAAAGAGTGCAACTGGATCATGCCTGCAGGCAACAGCAGGTTAATGACGGTTGTTTTGAAACGTTAGATACTGTACCCGAATACGCGCTTACACTAACTATCCCCGCCCTGGTGGCTGCTGCCGATATTTTTTGCATGGTGCCCGGCGCTAATAAAGCGGAGGCGGTAAAATATACCCTGCATGAGCCCGTTTCAGAGCGTTATCCCTCCACCATCTTAAAAACACATCATAACGCTATCCTTTTTGTTGATGCCGATAGTTTTAGCCGGATTTAG
- the nagA gene encoding N-acetylglucosamine-6-phosphate deacetylase — MDSPGLKIINAKIITPTRIIRNGALLARNGKIIAIAEGNIDSAGETVIDAGGKYLSPGFIDIHVHGGGGHDFMDNTVEAYLEIAKLHASHGTTAFTPTTLSCEQGALLKTLSLYEESVPLNKDGAQFLGMHIEGPYFALEQRGAQDPRFIRLPDPQEYHEILRHSSIVKRWSAAPELKGAVEFGRFLKSKGILPSIAHTNAIYEEVLEAYENGYTHITHFYSCMSGVTRRNAYRYAGVIESGYLLEDMTVEIIADGRHLPPALLKLVYKIKGPEKIALITDAMRAAGMPPGESILGDLRNGLKVIVEDNVAKLPDRSAFAGSVATTIQLVKNMITLADVPVIDAVKMMTLTPAKIMRADETKGSIAVGKDADLVIFDDEINLHKTIIGGKIVYSI; from the coding sequence ATGGACTCTCCGGGTTTAAAAATCATCAATGCAAAAATCATCACGCCAACACGGATCATCAGAAACGGTGCGTTACTGGCCCGAAACGGTAAAATCATCGCTATTGCTGAAGGTAATATTGATAGTGCCGGCGAAACGGTAATTGATGCGGGTGGTAAATACCTGTCGCCCGGCTTTATTGATATTCATGTACATGGCGGCGGGGGGCATGATTTTATGGATAATACTGTTGAGGCCTATCTTGAAATTGCAAAGCTGCACGCCAGCCATGGTACAACGGCCTTTACACCAACAACACTAAGCTGTGAGCAGGGTGCTTTACTCAAAACCCTAAGCCTGTATGAAGAATCGGTGCCATTGAACAAAGATGGGGCACAGTTTTTAGGGATGCACATTGAGGGACCTTACTTTGCTTTGGAGCAGCGCGGTGCACAGGATCCCCGCTTTATCCGGTTACCTGATCCGCAGGAATACCATGAAATTTTACGTCATTCATCCATTGTAAAACGATGGAGCGCCGCCCCCGAGTTAAAAGGCGCCGTTGAATTTGGACGTTTCCTGAAATCAAAAGGGATCTTGCCATCCATAGCGCATACCAACGCCATTTACGAAGAAGTACTTGAAGCCTATGAAAACGGATATACGCATATCACCCACTTTTACTCATGCATGTCGGGCGTAACCCGGCGCAATGCTTACAGGTATGCAGGCGTTATTGAAAGCGGTTATTTACTGGAGGACATGACGGTAGAAATAATTGCCGACGGAAGGCACCTGCCCCCGGCCTTGCTTAAGCTTGTTTATAAGATCAAGGGACCGGAAAAGATTGCCCTGATAACGGATGCCATGCGCGCCGCCGGAATGCCGCCCGGCGAAAGTATTTTAGGCGATCTCCGTAATGGCCTGAAAGTAATAGTTGAAGATAATGTGGCAAAACTGCCCGACAGAAGCGCCTTTGCCGGAAGCGTCGCGACTACCATTCAACTGGTTAAAAACATGATCACACTTGCCGATGTACCGGTAATTGATGCCGTGAAAATGATGACCCTAACCCCGGCTAAAATTATGCGGGCTGATGAAACCAAAGGATCAATAGCTGTTGGGAAAGATGCCGACCTTGTGATTTTTGATGATGAAATCAACCTGCATAAAACCATCATCGGCGGTAAAATTGTTTATTCCATTTAA
- a CDS encoding SusC/RagA family TonB-linked outer membrane protein, translating to MLKIYKLLLAIVLPFILVQTVAGQSVKISGVVTAKADGLPLPGVSVSVKGKNTGAQTNVDGRYAISANVNDVLRVSYIGFTTQEIPVTQGTSTLNIVLIEAPNSLNEVVITALNISKDKKSLGYSVQGLKSKDISEAKETNFVNALAGKIAGVQVTNSQGDMGSSRIVIRGETSISGNNQPLFVVDGVIVDNSQFLGTNGSRDFANAISDLNSEDIESVSVLKGPNAAALYGSRAAAGVILIRTKTGKGAKGLGVTINSNTSFSNVQLLPDYQNQYGQGSNGKFNYVDGKGGGVNDGVDESWGPALDGSLIPQFYSNGQAVPFVAHPDNVKDFFKTGVTLNNGIAIASSSDKSDFRLSYNNLHQTGIVPNTSQGRNSFALNSSYRINPKLTVNTIVDYSKDDADNLPGTYGKRATSTMLQFTWFGRQVDINQLKNYKDANGNTFNWNNSYYSNPYWLAYENTVGQHKNHLIGSIELNYKIIDGLSANFRTGTDYYNDRRKIKVAYGTNGTPFGSYEEDAYSVNENNTEARLQYTRKLNNDFSLDVFGGGNIAVRTTERNDQVAPKLAVAGLYTLSNSRDPLVSTNEYGKLKTYSYFGSAQLGFRNYAFINFTTRNDWSSSLPADALSYFYPSVNGSLILSEALGIKSDVLTYAKLRGGWSKVGKATDPYQLINVFTSSTLFNGNPQLSSPAIDLNNHLKPETTTSAEAGFELGFFHDRIHLDVSGYNTNSTNQILTVQVSSAVGYNYKVINGGRINNKGLEVQLGLTPIKSKGFTWDITTNYSLNRSKVVSLDAEGRLENVPLGSDRTVQVLAARGLPYGTLYGTAYQRNASGQIIIDGSGIPVFSATKRALGKYTPNWLGSINNSFSYKGINLSFLVDARFGGSIYSNTNRTGTYTGVLASTLPGRGAANGGLSYYYPDNKPTNPAVQVTGAAPAGVTVYNDGMIFKGVKADGSPNTTIIPAQSYYKGFTNIDEAFVYDASYIKLREVKLGYSIPAKLINKIGFQGATFSVVGRNLWIIHKNAPNIDPETAFNTGNGQGLEDLTLPTVRNIGFNVNLKF from the coding sequence ATGTTAAAAATTTACAAGCTATTACTGGCAATTGTATTGCCTTTTATTCTCGTCCAAACGGTTGCGGGGCAATCCGTTAAAATAAGCGGGGTGGTAACCGCTAAAGCCGACGGGCTGCCGCTGCCCGGTGTTAGTGTATCTGTTAAAGGTAAAAACACGGGTGCACAAACCAATGTAGATGGCAGATATGCCATCAGTGCTAATGTGAACGATGTGCTCAGGGTGAGCTATATTGGTTTTACAACCCAGGAGATTCCGGTTACGCAAGGTACTTCAACCTTAAATATCGTATTAATTGAAGCGCCAAATTCATTGAATGAGGTGGTTATAACAGCCCTCAATATCTCAAAAGATAAAAAGTCGTTGGGTTATTCCGTGCAGGGTTTAAAATCAAAAGATATATCTGAGGCAAAAGAAACCAACTTTGTAAACGCGCTGGCAGGTAAAATTGCCGGTGTACAGGTTACCAATAGCCAGGGCGATATGGGTTCATCGCGCATTGTTATCCGCGGCGAAACTTCCATATCAGGTAATAATCAGCCCTTATTTGTGGTGGATGGGGTTATAGTTGATAACAGCCAGTTTTTAGGAACTAATGGTTCAAGGGATTTTGCCAATGCTATTTCGGATCTTAATTCGGAAGATATTGAATCGGTAAGTGTGTTGAAAGGACCAAACGCTGCTGCGCTTTATGGTTCACGTGCGGCAGCAGGTGTTATTCTTATCAGGACTAAAACAGGTAAAGGTGCAAAAGGATTGGGTGTTACCATAAACTCCAATACCAGTTTTTCAAATGTGCAGTTACTGCCCGATTATCAGAACCAGTATGGACAGGGCTCAAATGGAAAATTCAATTATGTTGATGGCAAAGGCGGCGGTGTTAACGATGGTGTTGACGAAAGCTGGGGCCCTGCATTGGATGGTTCATTGATCCCGCAGTTTTATTCAAACGGCCAGGCTGTTCCGTTTGTGGCGCATCCCGATAACGTAAAAGACTTTTTCAAAACCGGGGTTACACTTAATAATGGCATCGCGATAGCAAGCAGCAGCGATAAAAGCGATTTCAGGCTATCATATAATAACCTGCACCAAACAGGTATTGTACCTAATACTTCACAAGGGCGCAACTCTTTCGCTTTAAATTCGAGCTATCGTATTAATCCTAAATTAACTGTAAATACTATTGTTGATTACAGCAAGGACGATGCTGACAACCTTCCGGGCACATATGGAAAACGGGCAACCAGCACCATGCTGCAGTTTACCTGGTTTGGTCGCCAGGTTGATATCAACCAGTTGAAAAATTATAAAGATGCCAATGGTAATACCTTTAACTGGAATAACAGCTATTACAGCAACCCTTACTGGCTGGCTTATGAAAACACGGTTGGTCAGCATAAAAATCACCTGATAGGTAGCATCGAATTGAATTATAAGATCATCGATGGCCTGTCGGCAAACTTTCGCACAGGTACCGATTATTATAATGACCGCCGTAAGATCAAAGTAGCCTATGGCACCAACGGAACGCCATTTGGCTCATACGAAGAGGATGCTTACAGCGTAAACGAAAATAATACGGAAGCGAGATTGCAATACACCAGGAAGCTAAATAATGACTTTTCGCTTGATGTATTTGGAGGCGGCAATATCGCCGTCAGGACAACCGAACGAAACGATCAGGTAGCACCAAAACTTGCCGTTGCCGGATTATATACGCTGAGCAACTCCCGCGATCCGCTGGTTTCAACCAATGAATATGGCAAACTAAAAACTTACAGCTACTTTGGCTCGGCACAGCTTGGCTTCAGAAACTATGCGTTTATTAACTTTACAACCCGTAACGATTGGTCATCAAGCTTACCGGCCGACGCGCTGTCTTATTTCTATCCATCCGTAAACGGCAGCTTAATATTGTCAGAGGCACTGGGTATCAAAAGCGATGTGCTCACCTATGCTAAATTGAGAGGAGGCTGGTCAAAAGTAGGTAAGGCGACTGATCCTTATCAATTAATTAATGTTTTCACTTCTTCAACTCTTTTTAATGGCAACCCGCAACTAAGTTCACCTGCAATTGATTTGAATAATCACCTTAAACCAGAAACTACAACATCGGCAGAAGCTGGTTTTGAACTGGGTTTTTTTCATGATAGGATACATCTGGATGTAAGTGGCTATAACACCAATAGTACTAACCAGATTCTTACAGTACAGGTAAGTTCAGCAGTAGGGTATAACTACAAAGTAATAAACGGTGGCCGTATCAACAATAAAGGCCTGGAAGTTCAGTTGGGCCTTACCCCGATTAAATCTAAAGGATTCACTTGGGATATTACTACCAACTACTCATTAAACCGCAGTAAAGTAGTTTCGCTTGATGCTGAAGGCCGCCTTGAAAACGTACCGTTAGGATCCGACCGCACTGTACAGGTTTTAGCCGCGCGTGGTTTGCCTTACGGAACACTTTATGGTACTGCTTACCAGCGCAATGCTTCCGGGCAGATTATCATTGATGGCAGCGGCATACCTGTGTTCAGCGCAACCAAACGTGCTCTTGGTAAGTATACCCCAAATTGGTTAGGAAGTATCAATAACAGTTTTTCGTACAAGGGAATTAACCTGAGCTTTTTGGTTGACGCGCGTTTCGGTGGTTCTATTTATTCAAACACAAACCGCACAGGTACCTATACCGGTGTACTTGCTTCCACATTACCTGGGCGCGGCGCTGCCAATGGCGGTTTGAGCTATTATTATCCGGATAATAAACCAACAAATCCGGCAGTGCAGGTTACCGGTGCGGCCCCTGCCGGTGTAACTGTATATAACGATGGTATGATATTTAAAGGCGTAAAGGCCGATGGCTCTCCAAATACCACTATCATACCGGCACAGTCATACTATAAAGGCTTTACCAATATTGACGAAGCTTTTGTATACGATGCCTCATATATCAAACTTCGCGAAGTGAAACTGGGCTATTCCATACCGGCAAAATTGATTAATAAGATAGGTTTCCAGGGAGCTACGTTTTCGGTAGTTGGCCGTAACCTGTGGATCATCCATAAAAACGCTCCGAATATTGATCCGGAAACTGCCTTCAATACAGGCAATGGCCAGGGATTGGAAGATCTTACCCTGCCAACTGTACGCAACATCGGTTTTAACGTAAACCTTAAATTTTAA
- a CDS encoding AraC family transcriptional regulator, with protein sequence MVFKEILPGPKLQPYIKCFYLYESDSDRSYDDIVFPSGTMEVIFNLGTGNWKSKKGDVFYTTPPIELWGQITKPLAIQSVGRNTMLGFRFYPHSAAYFFDENVSEFNNEIVDATHVFGPKLRTLYLKLLETVDLNTKVAMIEDYLWSRLSVSEKKHSKIKFIGDIVSNLKKNYSDDNILSISNRYNISARHLNTLFSQCTGLPPKLFYKINRFQHSLNLVSSSEEKLTNVAYSAGYFDQAHFIKEFKLFTGFTPNAFAAQASPINQVLAGG encoded by the coding sequence ATGGTTTTCAAAGAAATCCTTCCGGGCCCAAAGCTGCAGCCTTATATCAAGTGCTTCTACCTGTACGAATCCGATTCGGACAGAAGCTATGATGATATCGTGTTCCCGAGCGGAACAATGGAAGTGATCTTTAACCTGGGTACCGGAAACTGGAAATCAAAAAAAGGCGATGTGTTTTACACTACGCCCCCTATCGAGCTTTGGGGCCAGATCACTAAGCCATTGGCTATACAGTCGGTAGGGAGAAATACAATGTTGGGCTTCCGCTTTTACCCGCATTCGGCAGCTTATTTTTTTGACGAAAACGTATCAGAATTTAATAATGAAATTGTTGATGCCACGCATGTATTCGGCCCTAAATTAAGAACGCTTTATTTAAAATTATTGGAGACAGTCGATCTGAATACCAAGGTGGCCATGATTGAAGATTATTTATGGAGCCGTTTGTCTGTATCTGAAAAAAAGCATTCGAAGATCAAATTCATAGGGGATATTGTAAGCAATCTTAAAAAGAACTACAGCGACGATAATATCTTGTCCATTTCAAACCGATATAATATTTCCGCAAGGCACCTGAATACCCTTTTTTCGCAGTGCACCGGTTTGCCGCCAAAATTATTTTATAAAATAAACCGCTTTCAGCATAGCCTTAACCTGGTAAGCTCCAGCGAAGAAAAACTGACCAACGTAGCGTATAGCGCAGGTTATTTTGACCAGGCCCATTTTATAAAGGAATTTAAACTTTTTACGGGTTTTACGCCCAATGCCTTTGCTGCTCAGGCATCGCCAATAAACCAGGTATTGGCAGGCGGCTAA
- a CDS encoding isocitrate lyase/phosphoenolpyruvate mutase family protein: MKNRFNEFLALHHKAEAVQIGNVWNAQSAQVYDKLNFAAIGTSSAAVASSLGFADGEEMSFEDYLFVIKRIAATTSAMLTVDLEAGCADTPEEICNNITKLNNIGVAGINIEDSIVTDGKRSIVDANNFAAKLKQITSLLTAAGVEVFINVRADSFLLGLPNALEDALARTKLYQDTGVHGLFFPCITQIADIEKITALSRLPVNVMCIPGLPDFKALQDAGVKRISAGPFLNMNIYKALETSIEKITAENSFASLFN; encoded by the coding sequence ATGAAAAATAGATTTAATGAATTTTTAGCCTTGCACCATAAAGCAGAAGCTGTGCAGATCGGCAATGTATGGAATGCACAAAGCGCACAGGTTTATGATAAGTTGAACTTTGCGGCAATCGGCACATCAAGCGCAGCTGTAGCCAGCTCTCTGGGTTTTGCAGATGGTGAAGAAATGAGTTTTGAGGACTATCTTTTTGTTATCAAACGGATAGCGGCGACAACATCGGCCATGTTAACAGTTGATCTTGAAGCCGGCTGTGCCGATACACCGGAAGAAATCTGTAATAACATAACGAAGCTAAATAATATTGGAGTAGCAGGTATCAACATAGAAGATTCGATAGTAACAGATGGTAAACGAAGCATTGTTGATGCTAATAATTTTGCCGCGAAACTTAAACAGATCACCTCATTATTAACTGCTGCCGGGGTAGAAGTATTTATAAATGTGCGGGCCGATTCCTTCCTGCTTGGTTTACCAAATGCGCTGGAGGATGCTTTAGCCCGGACTAAACTTTACCAGGATACAGGTGTACACGGTTTGTTTTTTCCTTGTATTACCCAAATAGCTGATATTGAAAAAATAACTGCGTTATCCCGCCTCCCTGTTAATGTAATGTGCATACCGGGGCTTCCGGATTTTAAGGCATTACAGGATGCTGGTGTTAAAAGGATTAGTGCAGGCCCTTTTTTGAATATGAACATTTACAAAGCATTGGAAACCTCAATTGAAAAGATAACTGCCGAAAATAGTTTTGCAAGTCTCTTTAATTGA
- a CDS encoding nuclear transport factor 2 family protein has protein sequence MKSAKTPQEVHAVLAAAFNTKDVNVVMNVYDANGIIFPEPGKEVSGRAQFEEAVKSICAVPGVMEIKTVYCLQSGDVAVGRSEWSVTDNGKTQVAAKGIELMKQQPDGSWKIVIDHAFGAEANLVA, from the coding sequence ATGAAATCAGCAAAAACACCACAGGAAGTGCACGCAGTACTTGCGGCAGCTTTTAACACCAAAGATGTAAATGTAGTTATGAATGTGTATGATGCCAACGGCATCATTTTCCCCGAACCGGGAAAAGAAGTATCAGGCAGGGCCCAATTTGAGGAAGCTGTTAAAAGCATCTGTGCGGTGCCGGGAGTGATGGAGATCAAAACCGTTTATTGCCTGCAATCGGGCGATGTGGCTGTAGGCCGGTCGGAGTGGAGCGTTACGGACAATGGCAAAACACAAGTCGCTGCAAAAGGGATAGAGTTGATGAAGCAACAACCCGATGGCAGCTGGAAAATTGTCATCGATCATGCTTTCGGGGCTGAAGCTAATCTCGTAGCCTGA